CTTTTCCTTGCTGCATTATTTTACAGCGTTCGAAAGCCTGCTTGAATATCGATTTAAGAACGCTTGAAAagaagaatctgaaataatattcattgccaggttgatattttgataacctcttgtttgctcatggaatccatagcgaatgtgctaggtttttcttcctctgcacattcgccgtttgtaagaagggacgtaagcaacattgaaattggcaatcaaggttttgtttcattcgtcattttggaagtcttaaattttatatattaaaagggtttaaattgattgttttatcaatcacataggtagataatgttataatgaagcttttttagtgaatatcacagtttttcaaattttgtttcattcgacgtaatgaaagctcacgcgagatttgcttcgccgcgttgagtacacacaaaaaaaaggcATAGTAAAACTACTAAATCCGTGCCCGCATAAATCTGTATTATACAATGACATCCCGCATAAAACAGTATTATACATTAACGatttccattatcttcttcctaagacacacgaaagattagctttatagtattggattattaatgtccgattaaggtagtctttttttcacgaaatggaatcgtttggacgcactttactatacagcgaacgggtcgttaagtagagtaaccattcatttttttttgcttttttcttcttcttcttcttcttttttcaaactcacGTAAACGATAGATCTTATCGTTATTTAATCTTCAATTTCACGCTTTGCTGACGCTAGAGCTGATCTTCTAAAGATctttttacaattaaaattatgaaaggtaccttctatcttctattattaatattgcaaaaacatttagaattttttacaaCTGTTTATTAGAAGTATTTTTTCATCGATATTCATATAAAACTGACACTATTTCATCAATCGAAATTTCACGTTTTCGAGCAGCCGAGTCCTTCAGATGCATCGCCTTCTTCTTCGGGAGCCGCCCTAATATGTTTTGTCCGCTCCATGATTTCAAAGACGCCTTTGACCGCcgcttttttgccattttctttTCTCGAACCTCCAGCCAGCAAGGTTTCCTCCACCTTTGCCTAAGACGACAGGCCTCGTCTAACTGCGCCTGAAACGAAATTATtcacttttagaaaaaaaaaacacagttatCGACAGATAAAGTCTGCGTACTCACCCACGCACAATCAGAACCGCCGCTGTCGGCTACTGATCCCTCGCTACGTCGGAACTGGCGCTATTATACCTTCCAGACTGGCCCAAAAGAgtaatatttgcaaaaaatgcCGAGAGATTGTTTTTTCCGGCACAAATTCGGCCACGTGTGTTTAATtgacacttgaaaaatttgggGCGCGTTgctaaaataatcaattttatttcatgattattaattttatcttcCAGGAATGATATTTTATCTTATCGGCGCGTTGCTAAATTATTCATTTAGTTTCTTGGAAGATTAATAGTATctttcagaaatagtttttaCTCGTTTCTAGCGAAGGCACATTAGCGATgactcaaaagaaattctaaCTATTAATATAATCAGAATCGAATAATTTGAAAGATACATAGTATGGTTTGTTGCTATGCGGGattcccattatcttcttcccgaGACACACAAAAGATTACTTCTATAGTTTTAGATTATTAATGTAAGATAaggcttatcattttttcatgaaatggaatcgtttgggcgcactttacgatacagggaacgggtcgttaagtagagtaaccattcaatttttttgcttttttctactcaCTCCAAGCGAGTTGGATCATACATGTTATCTTTATCTAATGATCCAATCATCCAAAAAAGACGATACAGCTTATCTTCAACTAACAATAGAAAGATTCAAACCCGTACTGGGGTTTTGATTATTCtatattattcaaattcaattcccggaaactaaaaacaaaagtttaataaatcaaatttattttattcgaaactttttacattaaatacatACAGTTTCATTCgtaatttatcatgtttttcggACCTTATAGGAATGTTCCGGAAAACACCTTCCGGGTGTTCCGAAGAACACTTCTATCGTATCCGATTTTCTTTTCACGAATgcagattttgtattttttaacttttttcactaggTTGTTTGGCTGACTCGCAGCTTCCTGAGTTCGTCCGGATGAGCGACATGCTTCGTCTTCGATCTGGATGCACCAATTGGACCATCCGGATGTTGCATGAAGCACATTCCGGATGTTCATGTTGAAGCCTTGCACTTTCTGGATGTTGTTTCCTGCTGTGCTTGTCCTGGTTCTTGACTTCGCAGCTTTCCGGAACACCACTCCGAGTCGAATTCTTTCTTCGAAGCTATTGGTGCCCTAGAATGACATTAATAATTTAACATTTCCCCTTTACAATAAGATTTTCACTTACCTTCATCACATGCGTTGTCGTCATCCCTCGAAGCTTCCGCGTAGTTTTGGGGAGATTGATATATTTATCTTTCTCCCGATTCTGGAtccaaaaatatctttaaaccaaaaaaaataaatttttgtagaAATCGTGTGTTGACATGACAGCAGAAAATAAGAGGCGTGTTGCAAAAATGCTCAATATGTTTCCGAGATGATTAGTCTGATCTTTCAGATATAATTTTGTATCATTAAATcgcgttgcaaaaataatcagttTTAAGAAGTATTGATCGTATCTTTCAAGAATGATATTTTATCCGTTTTAGCAAAAGCACATTGAGCCAAGACGCAAGGTGAAACGGTAAGATTACTATA
This sequence is a window from Uranotaenia lowii strain MFRU-FL chromosome 3, ASM2978415v1, whole genome shotgun sequence. Protein-coding genes within it:
- the LOC129753636 gene encoding uncharacterized protein LOC129753636; this translates as MTTTHVMKGTNSFEERIRLGVVFRKAAKSRTRTSTAGNNIQKVQGFNMNIRNVLHATSGWSNWCIQIEDEACRSSGRTQEAASQPNNLVKKVKKYKICIREKKIGYDRSVLRNTRKVFSGTFL